The genomic window ccaacataggtTATTGGATGGAGAAAAGTTCAGGTTTGTGTCCTTCTtgaatacaaagttatggtattccaagttcatagaattggatgtgtgtggaagacccctttttgcaaatccggtcacatttaaaaCTGGTGAACCAACACATACTGGATCAATAGGGAAAAAAACATCGGCCAGGCACCTTAATAATAAAACAGAATGTGCCTCTGTAATCACTCCAGTCACTGCAGAAATCGTGCCTAAACTTGCACCCCTATTATCAATTACTGTGGCCAgtttgcttcattttcagttaaGTATTACCTGTTGTACAGTGTCTCTACAATCAAACCATTGACTAAGGAAATTAGATAATTCTTGTGTTAGCCAGCAGTGAAGCCACCATGCATTTTACCTCAAAAACACCTACAACAGAAATGTGACACTAAGGTattccatgatgcatgcattgttgCTGCTGCAGCTGGCAAAAAGCTATAAACAATCAATTGCAAGCCTGTAGTGTTACTTATTGCTCTTggctgaagacatcagttaTACAGGTCAGGGGAAGTGGAGCAAGCAACAGAGTGAGCAGGTTAACTTTGACAAATCAATTTTACAAAATCAAGTTTGAAGTATACAACAGATACGAATGTTATTTATGGGAACTGGGGGCTTAGGCCTAGGAAAATTTTCttattttagaagctctgagagaGTATTCTTTATGATTTCAACCAGTTATTGCAATTTACTAATGAATTAGGTAGCCAATTGCAGTTTTTGAAAgtaatatatgtacagtaatagtgactgttctattggacaGGTTACACCTTCTATTACAGTAACTCAATCCTTTCTTGCAAGAAAAGTGGAGCCCCCCCCCCCAATTTTTACTGCCTAAAAAAAGATCAGTTAGTCAATTATAAAATTTCATTAAACTTGTTAGAAGACTTTAGAGTTGCTATGAAGGCATTTTTGGACTTCATTTTGTCTAACCAATTCTACCAACTTGGCAGGAAGAAAATGTGAAGCTATAATGTAGTTTCAATTTTGTTGATATTTTGGACAAAAAAGTTCAACCCTTCATGGCACCTATAATGTAGTACTGTACGATACATTTCATCGATCTTAGATGTTGGATATCAGATGATGATGGAGCAATATGGGCCTTTACTGCTCCAATGATTGCCATTATAATAGTGAGCTGATGTAATGAAATGTGTTGATATATTAAAGTGTATCTGTATACAGGTCAACTATTTCTTTTTGACTGTCTCAGTATATAACATCTACAAAACAAGGAAATACCACCAAAACTTGACAGTCAATGAAAAGCGTAAATTTGATATAGCTCGGTATGGGGAATAATACACacgtacatatgtgaccagattttataaCCAAATTGCACTTCAGGCAAACTCAAACTAACACTACCAGTGATAACTACATTATCATACTACTAGTTCTGACCCTCGGTACTATATAAACTACTAGAGGCTGGTTTTATAGACGCCTTTCTGActggtgtggagagctcgaatggcagtttTTGGCCTTATGAAGGGTCTGGCTTGGAAAGAATCAGCGGTTTAGTGGTGGATGGCCTAATATTGTTGGCCAAACcttttttttctgttgatgTTGCTGTACATCAGCCTCTAAGAAGCCaacacagccctgtaatcttgtgtctgaaCTTTGGTTGTGGTCTGTCTCCATTTttaagtctatctcttgccacCCCACCACCACCGCCATCCTCCACCACTTGTGATGCTACTTTGCTCATCAAACTattcagattttctatcttacgTATTTGGCAGGAAGCTCTACAAGCCGCTACAactactggaagtggtctgaaaggtaatagattgatgcatctctgacttgtgtaaatttcatacttgtgcttgctatccttggaaagTTAATAATATGCTGATtagaattctttaaaaccattaatATCTTGAaatttctaatgtgcaatttgtgTAGAACTTAGACATGCATAATGTAGGAACTATACTACAAACATTAATAATACAAGACTTCGTGTTTCCCAAATCAGTATTCTACCACAGAACACAATGCACATTAACAAAAATGGATTTTTTTCATGATATCAGCAGTTATAATTAGCATTAGGCCAATACAATACTTACAAACATTTTTAAAACTGCAAAGTCTAACAATGCATACAGAAACTACAACTTCTTTGTTTACAAATTTTCTAACCTCATACAGAACTGTTCTGATCAGTATTCTGGCCCTCCTACCCTTACTTGGAGGTACTTGGATATTGGGATTACTGTTCCTGTTTGATAGTGATTCTGAACCACTGGCCTGGATATTTACTATATTGAATTCCTTACAGGTATAGTGCAGTGTATTTGTCTGTGTTGCACAGACAAAATACAATGAAATTTGAGATTTGAAACAAAGCATaatacaacataatattattgcacactTTACACACTTAATACTTTTTGATATCACAAATGCTTTAAAATTTGCAGATTACACTACAGCTACCAAACTGTTCTTCATAACAATGCAACCAAATGCAAATGAATATTGTAGGCTATGAAaaatacatatgtagctatgaAACATTTCCTCTGAATTTCCCCATACTTTTTCATCTAtgttacattaattttgtctaTACAATATGATTATAGTACTGAAGCTTGTGATGAtgctaataattattgtgttggtTTAGGGTGCAGCGATATTCTACTTCCGTGTACTGAGGAATCAAGAGGTATGAAATGCATATGGTTTTTCAACCTTGTAAGGTCACTCAAAATAAactctctgtttcccatcctagaCTCAGACATATTTTCATGTGCCCGGGttgtccatttccattattccattatacaattggcagcttttcaagctatTACTTGCCTGGCACATGCAGCCACCAAAAGCTGCATAAAAACATGCTTAAGCTTAGACCTTCATTTATAAGTTGCAAAAACAACACAAACATgaatttgtgccgacttgataacATGGCTGACATGTGAACTGACACTATtgcaagatggcttttactgagcttTTATAGTATGCAAGAATGAAGAATACGTAAAAATGAAggtgacagtaaccagatgcagaTAGtagatgggaaacagagaatttatttggagtggcctaatttaCATGTAATTATAGATTGCCACATGTTACAAGAAAGGCTGGGAGCGAGTGACAGCATTGACAAGTAGCACTTTTGCAAGACCTAAGGTAGGCAACTGTTGTAACACTAATTACTAGGCAAGTATGCCAGCATAACAAAAAGCAAAACAGGCTTGATTGGTATGgcaacataatgctagcatatgaGCAGCCAATGGAAAGTGCtaactagaggtgtactgataagggtttttggcatgtcccgatatccgatattgatgccaccaaaagaagctgaTAACCGATAgctgatccgatatttgcattatagttaaaagtgtacatttacctaccctataacatgtgcatgtatttatTGCtgtactctgcctgtggtgatatccagcttgggtttctattgtgcaatctagacaattaggcacccacaaacatttttatgtatactcccatgaagctttaaatggatatttctgcattactccgcattctaatggcttgtgagaagctggtacagcaaatttccttggttatctgtgacccttctttttattacaaggtactctataactgcttcatttgtaaagactgcgataagctttccagtaacAAATACTAGAATCACGTGTATTTATATGGTTTCTCGTAGTGTAGCccttgtttcagagtgaacaataggccactggcactaaagagccacatggataatgtagaaataatccgtttatgtacagactattgctactgtataaaaatcggtagcgatatcggtcctcctgctgtccTGCacccgataccgatattggtaaaaattaccatatcgaTGGCCAATattttagccgatccgattatcggtacacctatAGTGctaactgcaatagagcactcaaacaCAATGTACATAGCTCCATAGATTGATGCAGACAttaaacagtcactttgtagtgaaatactctaacagagcattcactgatcaaaatgttccaagataactGAAAGAAATGTCGTTGACATGATCATAATGGAAGCATAAtgagaacactgaagagcatgttaggcaaaattttgagtcaGGCCTACTAATCACTAAGGTACAGTATCACTGTGAATTTACAAATAATAGTTTCTGTAACTTAGGTGGTAACTTTGTCTTATCATCACTGCATGAAACAATAATCAGTTTTCGTAGTAAAGTGTTATTTACACAATAATGCTGGTATCCAATGACAAATGCAATGACTTCTATTCTTATCCTGAAATTATGTTCTAGTCCAGTTTTGATAACATCATGCATGTGATGACATTGGACAACAAAATTGTAGATTAGTCATAAAAATCATAAGAGGTTAAGATACTCTCATAGACCAGTATAACACAGTAATAGTTATATACTCAGATTAAATGTTTACACACTTTTCAATTTTAATGTTAACCATATAACACCATGAATCTAAGTTCAAGTCGtacagcctttccaattatcaaAGTTTGATACCACATAATTTCCCATCTCTTTCATGATGAATATCTACAAAACTAAGAATCAATTTATGCAAACAAAGCTGGCCTTCATGTGCACTTGACCAAATAAATTAGAGTCACATTGTTGAGTTACTTGAATTCAGCAATGGTGTTTTGTTGGTAAAATAGATTTGAGAACTATTTTAGGTTTAAATTGGAGTGGATCAGTGAAAATAATACACATTCTATTAATACTAGTTTCAGCTGCTGTTTTTTATCCATTGTCATCACGTTCATTTAAAAGAGAGAGTACCTATGTATAGGGTGTGTGTGAGTGACTTAGTATGGATACAACTATGTTTGTTTCTGATATCAACTCAAAAGTTTGTTGTACGTCCATAAGCTCCAATGGCAGATCTAAGATGGAGAATTTGGGCCAAatccccctcccccccaccttgtggaggagccactCTACTAactacttctgattaaaatactaaccTTTGttaggccaagatcagtttataaaacttaTGAAAGCAAGAtgttttactagcatttattgcTAATTTAAAGTGAACCAAAGTCAAGCTAGCTGttactagctgtgaaattgtcacccagcaccttcctGCATACTAAatacctctaaaaataattatcgttctgctgctgctactgctattattatttaagacattcagagccctTTTAAGAAACCataaccatctgcaaaggccaaagacactactaagaggttaTGTTTTGCTCTTCAGCATCTAACCAGAGACCCTGGCTCTCTCCATCCACCTACAGTagttacaacttagcctgtttgtgcccctccacttaccagctcctggatccgcctctgAGCTCAGAGGTATAAAAGGGTAAATGTCATAATACACATGAATCATGGATGGTGAGGATTGCAGAATGGCTGTACCAATTAAATAACTCGCTGTATCCAGAGTGGCTCATACATGTACTTATTATTGTGAGGTGTGAACCTGTTATTTTCCTAGCCTCACGATTCGCTACTGTGAGTATCGATAAATGCTTAGAGTGTTAATGGGATAAAATTGTTATAGTACATGTTAAGCTTATTAAGAGAACAGTGCAATAATGCTTCAAAGTTGATATAAGACTTGTAACAGTACATAAGCAATGAAATTATTGTTAATGGTTGAAATACCATAAGGTCATCCTTCAGAGAATATTTTAGCTTTGCATCCAGTGTGTGCTGTACAAAGTCTTCATTAATAGCCATACATATGTGTTTATTATAAGCAGCATTTTATATGAAAATTAttgctgtgtacatgtgtattgaaTTTATTCAACAGGATGTTATTATGTTTGATAACAAACAAGCATTGTCATCTTCTACATCACCACCATCAACTTTACAGCATGGTaagagatatatatatatatcatcaaTTGCTTGCTGTACTTCTACACAACAAGGTTGTCAAACTGCATGGTATACCAAtgaacaagagttcataatacaagtaaTGAACTCTTGCAATGAACAATTGATGTTTATTTTTGCAACTGATGCAAGTTTCAGTAGTTGTATTCCAAGTCACTGAAAAGGAATTGTGAGGGTGATGTTCAAAGTTTAGGGATGTCAACATTCCATTACCTTCTAAGGACTATGTGTTAAATTCATTTCGGGAAACAAATGATTAGAATCTAGTTATAAACTGCAACACAGAAGAAATACCAATGTTTCCTGCAGCAACTTTTATTTCGGCAGACTCTTGTATATGGAATGTTTTACTGATAATAAATTACAATCTTAATCTACCTACTATCAAGTACAAACTTACAAATTTtctttggaatcattttgaacAGAGTTTTGATCCTGACAACACATGCACTTTTTGTTTTATCTTTCCCTGTAGTAACTGTAAGAAGTCCCCCAAACCTCCCAACTTTGATCATATGTAACCCTTGCTCTAAATGAGTTTTATATAATATAAGTAACTACATAATACAACTGATCTATTTAACTACGTACTCCTGGCCACTGGCACTGGATtccagtggaccttcagcatacactagattttaaggactactagtgattatactgtacatatcttgtatgtatgctgtaaagcaaatagtaaataaataatttactggaaaaattattaaacagaaagACAATCATTTTTGTAGTACTACCATTACTAGAGTGGCCCTGCTATATTTAGTCATGTCTCACGCTGTATTATTGTTGTTACACATAGGAATTGCACTGAACCCCTTCTCAGTAAATCAACTGACTAAAGAAGAGTTAGATGACAAGTCTCCTTGAAACATTTAGAtgttgtattatacagtatacattACTCTATACTAGTTATAGTTAATGCATTCTATATGATCATGGAGTTGTAATACCTGATGTATTATTAGTGgttagctatattattataCAAAACAAATTGATTATGTCATGTATACGTATGTTTGGTTTAAACTAGACAGCATTGAATCAGTTGCTATTATGTTGAATGGCTATTGCTAAAATATCTTAAGTATTGTCAAAGTTAGAAAAATATTATTTAGAATAAGTCATAGGAATAGTTTGTTATATTtaacagtagctactgtactgtattatgCTGTTACCAATGTATCTTTTCTGTTACAACTTTGTATGCCATAtctttagggacccgccgattatgctggcataatattgagcataataggtgcctgaaagcattgagcataatgctagcataataggcagaacacttgtgcattaccataaattcttgcttatcaaaatacatatcacagaaaaatatctaatagaacagtcagagaataatcagacagctgactgttctattagagtatatcgatcttttctgtgacatgcattttgacaagctaaaatttagagtctgtgcttcagcaactgttttcccataaaatGCAAATTTACTacaaaaacatgggaactgaggtataaatattgagcgtaatttgagcataataggtaaaataatgagcataatcggtgggtccctacATGTCTTCATCACCAATGGTTGTGGCATTGTGCTGTTGCACTCTGTGgatatgttacaagtcacctaatacagagttcagctgtatacataacaagttaattaccttatagagagttcagggTAAGTCACTTGTAGGTTACAAACAAGCCATCCAGTATCATAAATATATTTTATTTTTCAAATTATTTCCATACAAATACATCCTAAGTTCTCAACAGCTAGGTGGAAGATTTAGTTAAGATGAATAATCATATGCTTTTTTTAGTTTTTCCTGTTTTGCTATATATGCTACAAACTTCAGTTTAATGACGCGACtaagataataattatacactgGCTAATACAACCCTGGATATATAGTATGAATGGGTGTTAAAATTCATAAGTATTATTTTACATTGCCTATAGTTAGAATCCGCACAAAGATAATGAACACCAtcataaattattttgtaattctctaGTGGTTGACACAAAGTCATGCAGGTTGCCTGGTCACTACTGCTAGTATATATAAATTATAGACAACATATCAGTAgtatattagatatttcaattggAGTCTTCCATTATGAAGCAAATAAAAcatgtgtaaaattatttatgtagcacgcatttttacccaatgtaaTCCAATAGAAAATATCTCAAAATCAGAATTATGTAAACCAGTCGAGTTTTCGCTCAGcggcaaaggtaagtccatgatgcatgcattgtttaGCCGCTGAGATTCAGTAGAGATATTATCAACTTTAACTACTGGTGAGTAGTAAATAATCTAAAGTTTGTGGTGTTTAGTTTGAACGAATTATACTAAAAGCTAGCCCATTATACTTTTGGGCAGTGTTCAGAAatccaacctattatgctcacaataatattatgttatgcTTTTAAATCAAGGTGATTATGCTAGAgtatacactgcttgaagtgtcttagtttactacagtggtatatccccagtatatggaacagttaattgtttgttatcttagtagtttttcagtaaacccgcattcactgatgttttactgagagtttaaaacttagtaaaataattatgttccatatacgtacttaagtttactgacactttattatcagtataactacattaaggcatcttaacaaattagtaaactaagaaccttcaagcagtgaatcCCAGTGATATCAGCATAATTTTTTTGCTGACTGCTTCATTAgaacaagtgactgttctattacagtatcccTTACTTCTGTGAAGTTTGAAATCAATAATTAGCCTAGAAATAGAAAAACATTAACATTATACATTTTcctgatatgaaatgcagtaataaggTGTAGTGTGTTGATATTTTGTTGCTTTTTGGCACACGTATTTTgtatttaaaaaatcttggaaATTGTCCTATAATGCTTAATGCTTTTActaacctattatgcttgaaatcaTGCTGGCTTAATTTGCACAAACCTATGGAGTGTTGCCATAACATTTTTGAAACTGTATTTGGCTGAAAGCACAGAACCAACCTTACCAATAAGCTGAGTAGGTAGCCTGCCTAGGGAATAAAGTGGCCTCCAAGCTCCAATTAAAAGAGCCTGTGTAAAATGTGTTAATTGCATTCATAGTTCCTTCTATGCAGCCACACGCACTTCTAAGAATTTGTATGGATACCATCTACTTAGCAATAATATCCATGTATTTTGTTTTCTGCCAATTAAGGAGGGCCCTCCAAATTATATATTGCCTTTTTAGGGCCTCAAGGATACTAAGGGGATAGACATCAGTTGTTTTGCATTCCAATTAACAAACACTCTCAATGCGCATTTGGGGCCAAGTTGTTATTGAGGAAATATGAGGATGGTGCTTGATGGGTAATTTTGGTTGAAAATTATataccttcatgatccctactgtaTAGTGTTACCATGTATGATAATTCATGCTAccgtagactctggttattGAGCGCATGctcttataatttttggaggaATTTTTTGTGAAACTTACTatgcttgttaagcgcatgcgcttataaatcaCCGTAAGGAATTCCTGCTAGGAGGGAATCGATTGTACCCACTACAGTTTTCGAGCGATTTGAACACCAGTCGTGGAAACGGAAATCCTTAGAAGCCAGGTAGCAGCTACAGCTATCgttattatgcacctatcaatgtattgcccaaccacccccctcgggcgtaaatggggctttacagggggaattgacacgacaCTGCTGcctcactatggggcatttgacgatcgttcagtaagcgcccagatattttttgttgtaacttccttcgctatgtcaaatcccgagtaaatcccgcgttgcaactgggggcaacggtggggatttgacacgataggtttgcctaGTCTGGcacggccgccccttcgcataaagaggaagggtctggtcactctagcataaAACAGTTGTAGCCTGTTACCGAAAACaggtaacaccaatcagatCGCGTTGTTGGTAATTACTGAATTTTTGTGATGTTTGTTTAGAAGTTATCATAGATACTATGGAATTACGTAATGGGTGAAAGAGATTATCGCGAAGTTTCATGAAGATGAGATAATGATTGAGGCTGCTGGTAGTCGTCTATACGGTGTAACTATTACTTTGTGTGGTCGTCAGACATCTTATTCTTGCTGCCAttgttgtgatgtcattgtttaattacattccaCCGCTACAAATTTGTAATGCTAGAgggaccagacccttcctctttatgcgaaggggcggccacGCCAGACtaaggtttgccctactatgggacatttgacattcggctgtgtcaaatccccactatagccccatagaagagctcacctaatatcggactggctccaatatcggacgccatttctcctaaactacaatgaacattcaaacattctgcacatctccaagtaggccaatgcttcatcaacttgtgtaccaagtttcagatctctcgGGTTCTTAGTCTCGGTACAGCAGCCTTTTGAAGACAAGTCCGAATTATACGTAAAATCGGAaaaaaacgctcaattcaaggacagccattgtttgcagatcacacttgcattaaatcaaaaattgcacaccttcagattgtagggctactcatttaatttctaaatatgtatggtttatttcatttaaagtattgtactgatgagttatagaccaaagaaaagaggctgtcactggagcaataatcgccctaactaaaaattgtaatcaatgctttgaaaatattttaaagtggaTAATTGCATACAATTAATCATTTACAAGTTGTCAAACAATTTTTTCCAATAAATTCACTGTCCTCCAGACTTAAAGTATTACAGGAATACCAAaaccctctaatagaacagtcaaataccctaatataacagtcaccaatTTTTGCAAAAAGGTGGTGTAAATCAATTCTACATAGTGCTGATATGCTTAAAATGTGGTTCTACGTACTTTTTTCTTTAGAATTTTAGGCTTTCAGCTGAAATGATTGACTTTTTATGTTAGAGTGTTTGACAGCCATATTAAAGATTTTGCTATTTCTGCAGTCAAGTCTGCAGTATTTTATGTCTTTATAGTGTTGGAATTGCTGGAACTAGTGTTTAACAACTTTCAATGCATAATCGAAAAGAATCATCCACCTTGTATGCATTTTCAAACCATTTTTTCTGATTTTGAGCAAAAATAGCTAgggcgattattgctccagtgacagcctcttttctttggtctataactcatcagtacaatactttaaatgaaataaaccatacatatttagaaagtacatgagtagccctacaatctgaaggtatgcgacttttgatttaatgcaagtgtgatctgcaaacaatggctgtccttgaattgagcgtttCTTCCGATTTTACGTATTATTCGTACTGGTCTTCAAAAGATTGCTGTACCGAGACCAAGAACCcgagagatctgaaacttggtacacaagtttataaagcattggcctacttggagatgtgcagaatgtttgaatattcactgtagtttaggagaaataacgtccgatattggagcccgtccgatattaggtgagctccTCTATATGCCCGAGGGAGGGGGTAGTGggattgataggtgcattacagaCGGCTGTATCTGCTAGACACGGACCTGGCGAGGCATCGAGTGTGCTGTGGCATGTCTGATTTATTTTGACAACAACTCTACGCAGTACGAGGTGGCACAGGCGATTTCaaccatatgcgcttaacaaacaggtgtctagcacaagtctaccatatgcgcttaacaggcaATATTCGCTTAATAACCATGTACGCCTAATAACCGGAGTCTACggtattatactgtatgtaataaTTCCTCAACAGTAAATGTGACCGAGCCAGCGAAAACAAGGAATGTGGCCACAAATTACACCTCGTAATGTTAAAGGTCATATCTCTGTATTAGAACAGAATATtatattctgtaacttgtattaggcctgcgccgattatgccagcataatttggggcataatatgTAGCCataagcattgagcataatgccagcataataggtgcaatttctgtgcattggttatcagagagGCTGAAACTCTGCtaattttgcatgatgcagaatgggatagtgtgcaaacatggtaagaatcagatttacagctacgtttGAAGAAAAgattaaagatcgatatactctaatagaacagtcaccgcatattgaaatatcctaatagaacttTCATAGATGTattagttactctaatagaggcggtcaaaacacaattttatatgagcatatttggagcataatgagACACAgctgggcataattggagcataatagaagAAATTTTGGAGctttgctcaaaagcataataggcaatttcaaaagcacaataggctcaggcctaacttgtatcataaagccaattaaatgcataTTAAGAGCTGGAAATTGCATTGCCAGAGCATTATGGCACAAAGAGATGttagtgatgaaagtttgaaaagatAGGCTAAAACATGTGCTCACATACCCTATagctattttcgcaggcctagtcacaaattttaataataatcatTTGTGGTGTATCTTTCCCCAGCCAATAATAACGTGGTGGTGTGGGAGCTAGGTCATGTGGGGTAGCAGCtgttaggccactacaatgagatagctacgtaacttgtttctcatcaaccgcccgcatcAAGATTTTCTTGTGCACATGTGAACTCATTATTGCAGATGCAGACACTACTCGTGAGTTTTTTTCACTTCTGTGTTGGTTCCAATGCTTTCTGGAGTATCAACAACCATTGAGGCACCATCAGTGAGTGCTATATGAGAATATTAGCATTAGTACCATGACCTGCCCTATACGAGTGGGTTATCGTCTCTAAGAGTCATAGTAGCTCTAGTGTTGCTTTTGTCCCAAACCTGTAGCAGCCCCTCTCCTAAAATAGACTGATTAGCCTGCAGGCGCTAGCTATAACATAGCAGCTGTAGCTTCTGCTGCTTgtgcttaggccactccaaataaattctctgtttcccgtccaccgcccgcatctggttactgtcagctctaaaacttccattattctgtattctttcattattttctgg from Dysidea avara chromosome 2, odDysAvar1.4, whole genome shotgun sequence includes these protein-coding regions:
- the LOC136242819 gene encoding adhesion G-protein coupled receptor D1-like: MVFAMFVAPFYKGFLQKLLFYLIVGWGLPIPIVVVSAGVSHDHYGLYDDDNERWACWISDDDGAIWAFTAPMIAIIIVNYFFLTVSVYNIYKTRKYHQNLTVNEKRKFDIARTVLISILALLPLLGGTWILGLLFLFDSDSEPLAWIFTILNSLQGAAIFYFRVLRNQEIATCYKKGWERVTALTSSTFARPKDVIMFDNKQALSSSTSPPSTLQHGIALNPFSVNQLTKEELDDKSP